One genomic window of Osmia bicornis bicornis chromosome 3, iOsmBic2.1, whole genome shotgun sequence includes the following:
- the LOC114871290 gene encoding uncharacterized protein LOC114871290 isoform X3: protein MLKWIKVRQDASATPTPLDHEKKDEVVAKVEVEGATREEEEDDSGMEREDTPSNIELNDLRKDLFSQLQFSQESALPPDTLRRALAESFLDQQRFQLGFMDDAAECFENILLRIHLHIASGEAEDMCSARHCVPHQKFAMTLVEQSVCGACGATSEPLPFTQMVHYVSASALTSQARQTAPNSRNSPDLFGQLLRKAGGMGDIRDCPSSCGAKIQICRTLMNRPEIVSVGVVWDSERPSLEHIMDVFATVGTSLRLSDVFHSVVDSRWGASTVHNLVGVVTYYGKHYSTFFFHTKLKVWIYFDDATVKEIGPRWEQVVEKCRRGRYQPLLLLYATPGGTPVNTENAPKTVTPFPNGNGLKTPPKNNVRRSITPSPEKPSINSTARRAITPNPDSPPHPYTQHRIYSDYQNLTDIQNNIFGNQGVDVVDGETESKYISRRAVETVMQQQKKQQMQLTRSLSAGSTPQDAISIPDHLNVPRRRDSGNWSGDRNSASSSSSTTMDNPYLYIVNKMQRNSGVPKSPTSKSGELSSSSSGHYDAGYDSYSLSSTDSLPLQQGLKHNLQLAQIPEGYQASSGDDCERLCKETDALLDKSRAAEDAGDLSTAVALCSAASSKARAAMDAPYNNPHTITIARMKHNTCVMRTRSLHRRMLQEQATINGDKEEGAPEGRHSRENSKSSQHSRQSSRDKGNHSRQNSRELLVNAPTTTTEKPATKSIEIYATLPKKKTLRSKATAVNVIEDEEYMLYDRPMQRTGLFSRTKRCDDDKKDKKRARSEERNKNVSKDFSIAPSRASPSPKGGKVEKSKENVDTVANNARNSQSNNTNGEQKQGKKQHKIRRKLLMGGLIKRKNRSMPDLREGQDGQANTNAEGTSNTLPKQSVDDSSVGLKGNEVNQSLSGYLSEGHLEFTGQGNGSPGSTSNPNLERSRLMRKSFHGSAGKVLHVAKVPPPPPLRTTSQLSKSKCSGEVHNEQQTEKSAYQSSEGQCTNNSSQEQNGTYWNHVNSGNAPGGANRTSNYTDYSSESHSLPFLPSYSMDQNGANVPGSCQPGYNNKPRIQDDVVQYANGILYEPTFVVTRADVHNEQSPVKQQNQLDSLPPYPESGNVSHSRQPSEDFPPPPYPSIHSVSHSRQASEDFPPPPPPIDDCSSHVQESQQQYHQQYQQQYQQQQYQQQQAMVSMQQRQLQLDSQHINSLLTQLQVKRDQILTSETSREEKRSEDQEEEEKSSSETWLRELQAKQAERRMKKQGSLDQDIPKVRASGPTITGPTIARRTSDLMMNSLGQAYDQASRDVTDCPRVVSSVKDMAARFEQIKLQPVPKTESEQKVPTKQNCVSPSPLLDQSQDTEEPRPMKLSTENLSNFTKPDGTSGQSIMNSSFESSSSQNTFVSTTPPNSSIQTQQSGLNQALMSMSLTLPHENGLPIDYPEDDISEVAMQNTIQNTTILPSEEDIAPRKVKRRIGKKKSVSFCDQVVLVATAEDDEKDSYIPNPILERVLRSAMNKPETAQVLREIRSLQEAEMNRENCTATKFQQQTLPLKSEADSVPATPYQDQLRSVNPIPIPDTIKPTFGRQNSNESVGSLSEKKLCGFNGNEGQDVVRETYTGLPNVSKPPTSYSPQLQQQIRYSQNGYMPYLQSQSSYPQAQTSHPRNQGIPLSQTQKPASPYPTQLHGQYVQNNVQQQKPVCQKNTYQTYYQLEQQHNQMNKQISQQQQQQQQNINQRIANHNASPITVQHSQQQFAYPPTQSPSPYPNQYTHSSYQGYPYQSVPQQNRINQPLPQYQPPPNPPATYQQQQNVQNYQQRHDNYQRPPAQKGDQQNILAPNQTYPNQLQNGQIQSNMKYPTYQHPPVSKQSKQMHFVSASKTNGTVSQSTSPLQKAVVGGAARTAPCHLCRKKQVTEPAIYCSDCDFYMSRFRPKN from the exons ATGTTGAAGTGGATAAAAGTTCGCCAGGACGCGTCGGCGACGCCGACGCCGCTCGATCACGAGAAGAAGGACGAGGTGGTGGCAAAGGTCGAAGTTGAAGGAGCGACgcgagaagaggaagaagatgATAGCGGAATGGAAAGAGAGGACACACCGTCCAATATCGAGCTGAACGATCTACGAAAA GACCTGTTCTCGCAGCTCCAGTTCTCGCAAGAGAGCGCACTGCCGCCCGACACTCTGCGTCGCGCTTTGGCCGAGAGCTTTCTCGATCAGCAAAGGTTTCAACTGGGATTCATGGACGATGCAGCGGAATGTTTC GAAAACATTCTTCTGCGTATACATCTCCACATCGCCAGCGGAGAAGCCGAAGATATGTGCAGTGCGAGACACTGCGTGCCACACCAGAAGTTTGCCATGACGTTGGTCGAGCAAAGTGTTTGCGGAGCTTGCGGTGCCACTTCGGAGCCTCTGCCTTTTACACAG ATGGTTCATTATGTGTCAGCGTCGGCATTAACGTCACAGGCTCGACAGACAGCTCCGAATTCTCGCAACAGCCCGGATCTGTTCGGTCAGCTTCTTCGAAAGGCTGGAGGCATGGGTGACATCAGAGACTGTCCG AGCTCCTGTGGAGCTAAAATTCAGATCTGTCGGACTCTGATGAACAGACCGGAGATCGTTTCCGTTGGAGTCGTATGGGATAGCGAACGACCGTCATTGGAACATATTATGGACGTATTTGCAACTGTGGGAACGTCTCTCAGGTTGAGCGATGTTTTCCATAGCGTGGTGGACTCTCGATGGGGTGCTTCCACTGTGCACAATCTTGTGGGAGTTGTTACATATTATGGGAAACACTATTCTACCTTCTTCTTTCATACTAAACTGAAG GTGTGGATCTACTTCGACGATGCCACGGTCAAGGAAATTGGTCCTCGCTGGGAGCAAGTCGTGGAGAAATGTAGGAGGGGACGTTATCAGCCTCTATTGCTGCTCTATGCAACTCCTGGAGGTACTCCAGTTAACACAGAGAACGCACCCAAAACTGTAACACCTTTTCCAAATGGGAATGGTTTGAAGACACCGCCGAAAAATAATGTTCGCCGATCGATCACACCGAGCCCCGAGAAACCATCGATCAACAGCACCGCCAGACGTGCCATCACACCGAATCCTGACAGTCCTCCTCATCCCTACACTCAGCACAGGATCTACAGTGATTATCAGAACCTGACTGATATCCAAAACAACATCTTTGGGAATCAA GGTGTAGATGTTGTTGATGGAGAGACAGAATCAAAGTACATCAGTCGACGTGCTGTGGAGACTGTCATGCAGCAACAAAAGAAGCAACAAATGCAGTTGACACGTAGTCTGAGTGCTGGATCCACCCCCCAGGATGCCATCAGTATTCCAGACCACCTAAATGTGCCACGAAGACGAGATTCTGGGAACTGGTCTGGTGATCGGAACAGTGCTTCCTCCAGTTCCTCAACCACCATGGACAATCCGTATTTGTATATTGTGAATAAGATGCAAAGGAATTCTGGAGTTCCAAAGAGTCCCACCAGCAAGTCTGGAGAACTCTCGAGCAGCAGCAGTGGCCATTATGATGCTGGTTATGATTCCTATTCTTTGTCCTCCACTGATAGCCTTCCACTGCAGCAGGGTCTTAAGCATAACCTACAG CTTGCCCAGATCCCGGAAGGCTACCAAGCGTCCTCTGGCGACGACTGTGAACGCCTCTGCAAGGAAACCGACGCCCTCCTGGACAAATCCAGAGCAGCAGAGGATGCAGGTGACCTGAGCACTGCAGTGGCTTTGTGCAGTGCAGCCAGCAGCAAAGCAAGAGCCGCAATGGATGCACCCTATAACAATCCCCACACGATCACTATAGCAAGGATGAAGCACAACACTTGTGTTATGAGGACCAGGAGTCTCCATAGAAGGATGCTACAGGAACAGGCAACTATTAATGGCGACAAAGAAG AAGGTGCACCAGAAGGTAGACACTCGCGAGAGAACAGTAAGTCCAGTCAGCATTCCCGTCAGAGTTCCCGAGACAAAGGGAACCACTCCAGACAAAACAGTCGCGAACTCCTAGTGAACGCTCCAACCACGACCACAGAGAAGCCAGCCACTAAGAGCATCGAGATCTACGCCACTTTGCCCAAGAAGAAGACCTTGCGCAGCAAAGCCACAGCAGTGAACGTGATCGAGGACGAAGAGTACATGCTGTACGACCGACCTATGCAGAGGACAGGATTGTTCAGTCGTACGAAGCGTTGCGACGACGATAAGAAGGACAAGAAACGTGCTCGAAGCGAAGAGAGAAATAAGAACGTTTCAAAGGACTTCTCCATAGCTCCGTCCCGGGCTTCTCCTTCTCCAAAGGGCGGTAAGGTGGAGAAGTCGAAAGAAAACGTCGACACGGTTGCCAATAACGCGCGTAACTCCCAGTCCAATAATACCAATGGAGAACAGAAACAAGGTAAGAAGCAGCACAAGATTCGCAGGAAGTTGTTGATGGGTGGGCTCATCAAGAGGAAGAACAGGAGCATGCCGGATCTGCGGGAAGGGCAGGACGGGCAGGCGAACACGAACGCGGAGGGAACCTCCAACACCTTGCCGAAGCAGTCAGTGGACGATTCCAGCGTTGGTTTGAAAGGGAACGAAGTGAACCAGTCGCTGAGCGGTTACTTGTCGGAGGGTCACCTGGAGTTCACCGGACAGGGGAACGGTAGTCCAGGCAGTACGAGCAACCCGAATCTGGAGAGAAGTCGTCTGATGAGGAAGAGCTTCCACGGCAGTGCCGGCAAAGTGTTACATGTGGCGAAGGTACCTCCGCCTCCTCCGCTCAGGACCACTTCTCAGCTTAGCAAGTCTAAGTGTTCGGGCGAAGTGCACAACGAGCAGCAGACCGAGAAATCCGCGTATCAGTCGTCAGAGGGACAGTGTACGAATAATTCATCCCAGGAGCAGAATGGGACCTACTGGAATCACGTGAACTCGGGGAACGCACCTGGAGGGGCTAACAGGACATCAAACTATACGGACTACTCGTCAGAGTCTCATTCATTGCCCTTTTTGCCATCGTATAGCATGGACCAGAATGGCGCGAATGTGCCAGGATCGTGTCAACCAGGTTACAATAACAAACCTAGGATTCAGGATGACGTGGTCCAGTATGCCAATGGAATCCTCTATGAACCCACTTTTGTGGTTACTCGAGCAGATGTCCACAATGAACAGAGCCCTGTgaaacaacagaatcaactaGATTCACTGCCTCCGTATCCTGAAAGTGGGAACGTATCCCATTCCAGACAACCCAGTGAGGATTTCCCCCCTCCACCGTACCCCTCCATTCATTCTGTCTCCCATTCGAGGCAAGCCAGTGAAGACTTTCCTCCACCCCCTCCACCAATTGATGATTGCTCTAGCCATGTCCAGGAGAGTCAGCAACAGTATCATCAACAGTACCAGCAGCAATATCAACAACAGCAATACCAGCAACAACAAGCCATGGTCTCCATGCAACAGCGTCAATTGCAATTAGACAGTCAACACATCAACAGCCTGTTGACGCAGCTACAAGTGAAGAGAGATCAGATTTTGACTTCTGAAACTTccagagaagagaagaggtCTGAGGATcaggaggaagaggagaaatCCTCCAGTGAAACTTGGCTCCGTGAGCTTCAGGCTAAGCAAGCGGAGAGGAGGATGAAGAAGCAAGGTTCTCTGGACCAGGATATCCCAAAGGTCAGAGCATCGGGTCCAACCATCACAGGGCCGACCATCGCACGAAGAACCAGTGACTTGATGATGAACAGCCTCGGCCAGGCCTACGATCAGGCCAGTCGGGATGTGACTGATTGTCCACGCGTTGTTTCTTCAGTAAAGGACATGGCTGCTAGGTTTgaacaaattaaattacaacCTGTACCTAAGACGGAATCGGAACAAAAGGTTCCAACGAAGCAGAATTGTGTTTCACCTTCTCCATTATTGGACCAATCTCAAGATACTGAAGAACCAAGACCAATGAAGCTGTCGACGGAAAATCTGAGCAATTTTACGAAACCTGATGGTACCTCGGGTCAGTCCATCATGAACTCCAGCTTCGAATCCAGTTCCAGTCAGAACACTTTTGTCTCAACAACACCGCCCAACAGTTCCATACAAACTCAACAAAGCGGATTGAATCAAGCACTTATGTCGATGTCCTTAACCTTGCCACACGAAAATGGTCTACCTATTGATTATCCTGAAGACGACATCAGCGAAGTCGCCATGCAGAACACTATCCAGAATACGACGATCCTGCCGAGCGAAGAGGATATAGCACCCAGGAAGGTGAAACGACGAATCGGGAAGAAGAAGAGCGTATCGTTCTGCGATCAAGTGGTTCTGGTAGCCACTGCCGAGGACGATGAGAAGGACTCTTATATACCCAATCCCATCCTCGAAAGGGTTCTCCGTTCGGCGATGAATAAACCAGAAACTGCACAAGTTCTTCGAGAGATAAGGAGTCTACAGGAAGCTGAAATGAATAGAGAGAACTGCACTGCTACTAAGTTCCAACAGCAAACTTTGCCACTGAAAAGCGAAGCTGACAGTGTTCCAGCGACCCCCTACCAAGATCAGCTGAGAAGCGTGAACCCTATACCAATTCCAGACACCATCAAGCCCACTTTTGGAAGACAGAACTCCAACGAATCTGTAGGGTCATTATCAGAAAAAAAACTGTGTGGTTTCAACGGGAACGAAGGGCAAGACGTAGTCAGGGAGACCTACACAGGTCTGCCTAATGTCTCTAAGCCACCAACCTCGTATTCCCCACAGCTTCAGCAGCAAATAAGATACTCCCAAAATGGATACATGCCATACTTGCAGTCCCAGTCATCGTACCCTCAAGCACAGACATCTCATCCAAGGAATCAAGGTATTCCCTTATCTCAGACACAGAAACCAGCTAGCCCGTATCCTACTCAACTCCATGGGCAATATGTCCAGAACAATGTACAGCAACAAAAACCAGTGTGTCAGAAGAACACCTACCAGACCTACTATCAATTGGAACAACAGCACAATCAGATGAACAAACAAATATcccagcaacaacaacagcaacagcaaaaCATAAACCAGAGGATTGCGAATCATAATGCGAGTCCCATAACAGTTCAGCATTCTCAGCAACAATTTGCATACCCTCCAACTCAATCGCCAAGTCCTTATCCGAATCAGTACACCCATAGTTCCTATCAAGGTTATCCCTATCAGTCTGTTCCTCAACAGAACAGGATCAACCAACCACTGCCACAGTATCAACCTCCTCCCAATCCACCAGCAACCTATCAGCAACAGCAGAATGTTCAGAATTACCAACAGAGGCATGATAATTATCAGAGACCACCAGCTCAGAAAGGAGACCAACAGAACATCCTGGCACCAAATCAGACGTATCCAAATCAGTTACAGAATGGTCAGATACAATCTAATATGAAATATCCCACTTATCAGCATCCACCTGTATCCAAACAGAGCAAACAGATGCACTTTGTGTCTGCATCAAAAACTAATGGAACGGTGAGTCAATCCACGTCTCCCTTGCAGAAAGCTGTCGTTGGAGGTGCAGCTAGAACCGCCCCCTGTCATCTCTGCAGAAAGAAACAGGTAACTGAACCAGCGATCTATTGCTCGGATTGCGACTTCTACATGTCCCGTTTCCGGCCGAAGAACTGA